In Archangium violaceum, the following are encoded in one genomic region:
- a CDS encoding Coq4 family protein: MNFSSPTSRIEDGLFLPEGASLFTRLRVAVRALKVLEKRPDDSVAAPLLNASLDGDVFQRLCSELAKSEDGRELLASRPSLQRGNIDLAALGRLPEGTLGNAFARYFSDNGIQPFESPYEVRNDVDYLIKWYRETHDLHHVVTGYKTDALGEMELQAFVAGNLGLRTSVLILLFAAVLKPHGLPPFWKYLRKVRAAYRRGQRSEKLVRVRYERFWEAPVEAVRQQLGILPLTQA, encoded by the coding sequence ATGAACTTCAGCTCACCCACCTCCCGCATCGAAGACGGCCTCTTCCTGCCCGAAGGCGCGTCGCTGTTCACACGTCTGCGTGTGGCGGTCCGGGCCCTGAAGGTTCTCGAGAAGCGCCCCGATGACAGCGTCGCGGCGCCGTTGCTCAACGCGAGCCTCGACGGCGACGTCTTCCAGCGGCTCTGCTCGGAGCTGGCGAAGAGCGAGGACGGCCGGGAGCTGCTCGCCTCACGCCCCAGCCTCCAGCGCGGCAACATCGACCTCGCGGCGCTCGGCCGGCTCCCGGAAGGGACGCTCGGGAACGCGTTCGCCCGCTACTTCTCGGACAACGGCATCCAGCCGTTCGAGAGCCCGTACGAGGTCCGCAACGACGTGGACTACCTCATCAAGTGGTACCGGGAGACGCACGACCTTCACCACGTGGTGACCGGCTACAAGACGGACGCGCTCGGCGAGATGGAGCTCCAGGCCTTCGTGGCCGGCAACCTTGGACTGCGCACGAGCGTCCTCATCCTCCTGTTCGCCGCGGTGCTCAAGCCGCATGGCCTCCCTCCTTTCTGGAAGTACCTGCGAAAGGTGCGCGCGGCGTACCGGCGGGGCCAGCGGTCCGAGAAGCTCGTCCGCGTGCGGTACGAGCGCTTCTGGGAGGCGCCGGTCGAGGCGGTGCGCCAGCAGCTCGGGATCCTCCCTTTGACCCAGGCCTGA
- a CDS encoding NYN domain-containing protein has product MDDKTDHRIALFLDFENLVTNTGFSAANFDLQPAMDRLLERGKVVFRRAYCDWSRFKEAKGNLHEFGVELIDVPPSTRSGKNGADMRLVIDALELCYAREHIDTFAIASGDSDFCPLAYKLRENGRQLIGLAVKEATSPLFVKACDEFIYLRPRTRAEKDKEKRAHDQDEGGRGRKHGKGHGAGERQGKEQAHGGKGKAESSKTEVPDIALEVVQRLLSRATGPVNPSLIKETIVRKEPDFDERELGFSTFAKLLAAMEQDGLLKRVQQGRQWYVVGPDAAPPEPPQGRGRNRGAAAPAEEEDEEEVYPDPVDDF; this is encoded by the coding sequence TTGGACGATAAGACCGACCATCGCATCGCGCTGTTCCTGGACTTCGAGAACCTGGTGACGAACACCGGGTTCTCCGCCGCCAACTTCGACCTGCAGCCCGCCATGGATCGGCTGTTGGAGCGGGGCAAGGTGGTGTTCCGCCGCGCCTACTGCGACTGGTCCCGCTTCAAGGAAGCCAAGGGCAACCTCCACGAGTTCGGCGTCGAGCTCATCGACGTGCCGCCCTCGACACGCTCGGGGAAGAACGGCGCGGACATGCGCCTGGTCATCGACGCGCTGGAATTGTGCTACGCGCGCGAGCACATCGACACCTTCGCCATCGCCTCGGGGGACAGCGACTTCTGCCCGCTCGCGTACAAGCTGCGTGAGAACGGCCGCCAGCTCATCGGGCTCGCGGTGAAGGAGGCCACCAGCCCCCTGTTCGTGAAGGCCTGCGACGAGTTCATCTACCTGCGGCCCCGTACCCGCGCGGAGAAGGACAAGGAGAAGCGCGCCCACGACCAGGACGAGGGCGGGCGAGGCCGCAAGCACGGCAAGGGGCATGGGGCCGGCGAGCGCCAGGGGAAGGAGCAGGCGCACGGCGGCAAGGGCAAGGCCGAGAGTTCGAAGACCGAGGTGCCGGACATCGCGCTGGAGGTGGTGCAGCGCCTGCTGTCGCGAGCCACCGGGCCGGTCAACCCGTCGCTCATCAAGGAGACCATCGTCCGCAAGGAGCCGGACTTCGACGAGCGCGAGCTCGGCTTCTCCACCTTCGCCAAGCTGCTGGCCGCCATGGAGCAGGACGGGTTGCTCAAGCGCGTGCAGCAGGGCCGGCAGTGGTACGTGGTGGGGCCGGACGCGGCGCCACCCGAGCCCCCCCAGGGCCGGGGCCGCAACCGGGGCGCCGCCGCTCCCGCGGAGGAGGAGGACGAGGAGGAGGTCTACCCCGACCCCGTCGACGACTTCTGA
- a CDS encoding cytochrome P450: MNTALSIDAPRTLNEYAPSTLEMIKAIRREGFLGWLMSVWRQHGDLVRIRMGAKSFLLVTHPDHVRHVNVTHRESYDKAESYDVLRELLLGNGIVTATGVDWRRQRKLMAPFFTPRGVEKFYPIFLSDTQRLIEHWRSHHQGSGRPVEMLDEMMQVTAAVILHSVFSTDSGETLLRIKNSIETMISHISGMQMRPVQVPQWVPTPANLRFRRAQKLVTSYIRELIARRRAIPTEQWPDDLLTKLMTTRDEETGTLMAEQLLVDNGLTMFAAGHETTARTLSFLWYALSQNPEVERRLHAELDSVLGEAPPTLNDLRKLPYTLQVVKEVLRLYPAAPMYARDAVAEDDLDGVRIPSGTRMIVFDYATHRHPAFWDEPERFDPDRWLPEREAARHAHAYHPFAIGPRICLGNNFSLLETHVMTAMLARRFKLRLKPGHVPRFDMFGTLGSSNGLPMLIEAR; the protein is encoded by the coding sequence ATGAATACGGCACTCTCCATCGACGCGCCCCGTACCCTCAACGAATACGCCCCTTCCACCCTCGAGATGATCAAGGCGATCCGGCGAGAGGGTTTCCTCGGATGGCTGATGAGCGTCTGGCGCCAGCACGGGGACCTGGTCCGCATCCGGATGGGCGCGAAGTCGTTCCTCCTGGTGACCCACCCGGACCACGTGCGCCACGTCAACGTCACGCACCGCGAGAGCTACGACAAGGCCGAGAGCTACGACGTCCTCCGCGAGCTGCTGCTCGGCAATGGCATCGTCACCGCCACCGGGGTGGACTGGCGCCGGCAGCGCAAGCTCATGGCGCCGTTCTTCACCCCTCGCGGCGTGGAGAAGTTCTACCCCATCTTCCTCTCCGACACGCAGCGGCTCATCGAGCACTGGCGGTCCCACCACCAGGGCTCCGGCCGCCCCGTCGAGATGCTCGACGAGATGATGCAGGTCACCGCCGCCGTCATCCTCCACTCGGTCTTCAGCACCGACTCGGGCGAGACCCTGCTGCGCATCAAGAACTCGATCGAGACGATGATCTCCCACATCTCGGGCATGCAGATGCGCCCCGTGCAGGTGCCACAGTGGGTGCCCACCCCCGCGAACCTGCGGTTCCGCCGGGCCCAGAAGCTCGTGACGTCCTACATCCGCGAGCTCATCGCGCGGCGCCGGGCCATCCCCACCGAGCAGTGGCCGGATGACCTGCTGACGAAGCTGATGACGACCCGGGACGAGGAGACGGGGACGCTCATGGCGGAGCAGCTCCTCGTCGACAACGGCCTGACCATGTTCGCCGCCGGGCATGAGACCACGGCGCGGACGCTCTCGTTCTTGTGGTACGCGCTGTCCCAGAACCCGGAGGTGGAGCGGCGGCTGCACGCCGAGCTGGACTCGGTGCTGGGCGAAGCGCCTCCGACGCTCAACGACTTGAGGAAGCTCCCGTACACCCTCCAGGTCGTGAAGGAGGTCCTCCGGCTCTATCCGGCCGCGCCGATGTACGCCCGTGACGCCGTGGCCGAGGACGATCTCGATGGGGTCCGCATCCCGTCCGGCACGAGGATGATCGTCTTCGACTACGCCACCCACCGGCACCCGGCGTTCTGGGACGAGCCGGAGCGCTTCGATCCCGACCGCTGGTTGCCCGAGCGCGAGGCCGCGCGCCATGCTCACGCCTACCACCCCTTCGCTATCGGACCGCGCATCTGCCTGGGCAACAACTTCTCACTGCTCGAGACACACGTGATGACGGCCATGCTCGCACGCCGCTTCAAGCTGCGCCTGAAGCCCGGCCACGTGCCGCGGTTCGACATGTTCGGCACCCTCGGGTCGAGCAACGGCTTGCCGATGCTGATCGAGGCGCGCTGA
- a CDS encoding TetR/AcrR family transcriptional regulator has translation MPQRLRAQPQERPAPGADREPAPLTLAPREGRDQAMLEASRAVIGLFMRERTSDFTVKELAAHAGLSERTFYRYFPRKEDAIRPAVDAALARVVSDMRAAPRGRPLHEAMVAALHQSIAEEHSMNWENLLPVLNETESLRAVWLQILTDAEVALAHVVAEWLGIFPDSQRARLAGAVLATAGRLALEQPFSAGRKRDPGEVLAECLELLGPALLEEPAGGRGPVRRSPPRRSRRERG, from the coding sequence ATGCCCCAGCGATTGCGCGCCCAACCCCAGGAACGGCCGGCCCCGGGCGCGGACCGGGAGCCCGCGCCCCTCACCCTCGCCCCGCGCGAGGGGCGCGACCAGGCGATGCTCGAGGCCTCGCGCGCCGTCATCGGCTTGTTCATGCGGGAGCGCACGAGCGACTTCACCGTCAAGGAGCTCGCGGCCCACGCGGGCCTCTCCGAGCGGACCTTCTACCGGTACTTCCCCCGGAAGGAGGACGCCATCCGCCCCGCCGTCGACGCGGCGCTCGCGCGCGTCGTCTCCGACATGCGAGCCGCCCCCCGCGGCCGGCCCCTGCATGAGGCGATGGTGGCGGCGCTCCACCAGTCCATCGCGGAGGAGCACTCCATGAACTGGGAGAACCTCCTCCCCGTGCTGAACGAGACGGAGAGCCTCCGCGCGGTGTGGCTGCAGATCCTCACCGATGCGGAGGTCGCGCTCGCGCACGTCGTCGCCGAGTGGCTGGGTATCTTCCCGGACTCGCAGCGGGCGCGCCTGGCCGGTGCCGTCCTGGCCACCGCGGGACGCCTCGCGCTGGAGCAGCCGTTCTCCGCGGGGAGGAAGCGCGACCCGGGCGAGGTCCTCGCCGAGTGCCTCGAGTTGCTCGGCCCGGCCCTGCTCGAGGAGCCCGCGGGTGGGCGCGGGCCCGTGAGACGCTCACCGCCCCGGCGCTCCCGCCGGGAACGCGGGTAG
- a CDS encoding zinc ribbon domain-containing protein, protein MTARAMAGCERCGSALEVGDLRCPICGLAAAPRERGLLPAGEVAKVVRCDSCGASLEYSAEVKAPRCAFCASVMHVETTADPLEQAEHFLPFTVEPAAAREALMGFLSEKRFFRPANLAEEAALQSLRPMWWPAWAFSAGARVSWTADSNVGSGRSDWAPHSGQVALTFQDILVSASRGLTERECDRLAGHYALAGVEREPRGPEDAQVERFDVTRSGARRQILAAVEQEAREQVERSHVPGSRRRNVHVAVVLSSLETRRYALPAYVLAYRYRKKLYRVVVHGQDTKVVLGDAPVSVLKVVLVVAAVLLALLVVLLLLR, encoded by the coding sequence ATGACGGCCCGGGCGATGGCGGGGTGCGAGCGGTGCGGGAGCGCGCTGGAGGTGGGGGATTTGCGCTGCCCCATCTGCGGGCTGGCGGCGGCCCCCCGGGAGCGGGGCCTGCTGCCGGCGGGCGAGGTGGCGAAGGTGGTGCGGTGCGACAGTTGCGGGGCCTCGCTGGAGTACTCGGCGGAGGTGAAGGCGCCGCGGTGTGCCTTCTGCGCGTCGGTGATGCACGTGGAGACGACGGCGGACCCGCTGGAGCAGGCCGAGCACTTCCTGCCCTTCACGGTGGAGCCGGCGGCGGCGCGCGAGGCGCTGATGGGGTTCCTGTCGGAGAAGCGCTTCTTCCGGCCGGCGAACCTGGCGGAGGAGGCGGCGCTGCAATCCCTGCGGCCGATGTGGTGGCCGGCGTGGGCCTTCAGCGCGGGGGCGCGGGTGAGCTGGACGGCGGACTCGAACGTGGGGAGCGGACGCTCGGACTGGGCGCCGCACTCGGGACAGGTGGCGCTCACCTTCCAGGACATCCTCGTGTCGGCGTCGCGGGGCCTGACGGAGCGCGAGTGCGATCGGCTGGCCGGCCATTACGCGCTGGCGGGCGTGGAGCGCGAGCCGAGAGGGCCGGAGGACGCGCAGGTGGAGCGCTTCGACGTGACGCGCTCGGGGGCGAGGCGGCAGATATTGGCGGCGGTGGAGCAGGAGGCGCGCGAGCAGGTGGAGCGCTCGCACGTGCCGGGCAGCCGCCGCCGCAACGTGCACGTGGCGGTGGTGCTGTCGAGCCTGGAGACGAGGCGCTACGCGCTGCCGGCGTACGTGCTGGCGTACCGGTACCGCAAGAAGCTGTACCGGGTGGTGGTGCACGGGCAGGACACGAAGGTGGTGCTGGGAGACGCGCCGGTGTCGGTGCTGAAGGTGGTGCTGGTGGTGGCCGCGGTGCTGCTGGCGCTGCTCGTGGTGCTGCTGTTGCTGCGCTGA
- the mtnA gene encoding S-methyl-5-thioribose-1-phosphate isomerase has protein sequence MKVHGKPMRTLWVETDGHSVGIIDQTRLPHAFATLRLTTLDEAAHAIRSMQVRGAPLIGATAAYGVCLALRADASDGALERACALLQATRPTAVNLRWALDEMRRALRPLPPSERVAAAYRRAAALCDEDVAINRSIGEHGLGLIRSAWERKGRQGRVNVLTHCNAGWLATVDWGTALAPLYLAHEQGIPVHVWVDETRPRNQGASLTAWELGQHGVPHTVIADNVGGHLMQHGEVDLCIVGTDRTTARGDVANKIGTYLKALAARDNGVPFYVALPSPTIDWTLEDGVRDIPIEQRDGRELTDISGRLPSGEVVTVRVTPEASPVANYGFDVTPARLVTALVTERGVCAASTEGLLSLFPERRPARETGT, from the coding sequence ATGAAGGTCCACGGAAAGCCGATGCGCACCCTTTGGGTCGAGACCGACGGCCACTCGGTCGGCATCATCGACCAGACGCGCCTGCCCCACGCCTTCGCGACGCTGCGGCTCACGACGCTCGACGAGGCGGCCCATGCCATCCGCTCCATGCAGGTGCGCGGGGCACCGCTCATCGGGGCCACCGCGGCCTACGGCGTGTGCCTCGCCCTGCGCGCGGACGCGTCCGATGGAGCGCTGGAGCGGGCCTGCGCGCTGCTCCAGGCCACCCGGCCCACGGCGGTGAACCTGCGCTGGGCGCTCGACGAGATGCGCCGCGCGCTGCGTCCGCTGCCTCCGTCCGAGCGGGTCGCCGCCGCGTACCGGCGCGCGGCCGCCCTCTGCGACGAGGACGTGGCCATCAACCGCTCCATCGGCGAGCACGGGCTGGGGCTCATCCGCTCGGCCTGGGAGCGCAAGGGCCGCCAGGGACGGGTGAACGTGCTCACCCACTGCAACGCGGGCTGGCTGGCCACGGTGGACTGGGGCACGGCGCTCGCGCCCCTCTACCTGGCGCACGAGCAGGGCATTCCCGTGCACGTCTGGGTGGATGAAACCCGCCCGCGCAACCAGGGCGCGAGCCTGACGGCGTGGGAGCTCGGGCAGCACGGCGTGCCCCACACCGTCATCGCGGACAACGTCGGCGGCCACCTCATGCAGCACGGCGAGGTGGACCTGTGCATCGTGGGCACGGACCGCACCACCGCCCGGGGTGACGTGGCGAACAAGATCGGCACGTACCTCAAGGCGCTCGCCGCCAGGGACAACGGCGTGCCCTTCTACGTGGCGCTGCCCTCCCCCACCATCGACTGGACGCTGGAGGACGGGGTGCGTGACATCCCCATCGAGCAGCGGGATGGCCGCGAGCTGACGGACATCAGCGGGCGGCTGCCCTCGGGCGAGGTGGTGACGGTGCGGGTGACGCCGGAGGCGAGCCCGGTGGCCAACTACGGCTTCGATGTGACTCCGGCGAGGCTGGTGACGGCGCTCGTCACCGAGCGCGGGGTGTGCGCGGCCTCGACCGAGGGACTGCTGTCGCTCTTCCCCGAGCGGCGGCCTGCGCGGGAGACGGGCACGTGA
- a CDS encoding LysR substrate-binding domain-containing protein, with translation MELRHLRYFVAVAEELHFARAASRLRIVQPALSMQIKALEEELGTRLLERTRRHVELTEAGRLFLEEARRTLEQAERAARVAERAGRGELGRLEIGFSVNVAYSGVLARTLKAFRQRAPEIELLLHELHPFDQLEALVEGRIQVGLLTAPALPVPPELVTVRVATWPLMVAMPAGHPLAARARVPADLLVEESFIDFSGSKDEQGLSVLQRIWGFTPRIRYRSTNIMAVISLVAAGLGVALVPESMVSLNIGGNVVYRPLTGVTESMELSVAYRRHEKAPAVRTFLEVVRSLSG, from the coding sequence ATGGAACTGCGCCATCTTCGCTACTTCGTCGCCGTGGCCGAGGAGCTGCACTTCGCCCGGGCCGCCAGCCGGCTGCGGATCGTTCAGCCCGCGCTGAGCATGCAGATCAAGGCACTGGAGGAGGAGCTGGGGACACGGCTGCTCGAACGGACGCGGCGCCATGTGGAGCTCACGGAGGCGGGCAGACTCTTCCTGGAGGAGGCACGCCGGACACTGGAGCAGGCGGAGCGTGCGGCGCGAGTCGCGGAACGAGCGGGCCGGGGAGAGCTGGGGCGCCTGGAGATCGGGTTCTCGGTCAACGTCGCCTACTCGGGGGTGCTGGCCAGGACGCTCAAGGCCTTCCGCCAGCGCGCGCCGGAGATCGAGCTGCTGCTGCATGAGTTACACCCGTTCGACCAGCTCGAGGCCCTGGTGGAAGGACGCATCCAGGTCGGCCTGCTCACGGCCCCGGCCCTGCCCGTTCCTCCAGAGTTGGTGACGGTGCGGGTGGCGACCTGGCCCTTGATGGTGGCGATGCCCGCTGGCCACCCGCTGGCCGCGCGCGCGCGTGTCCCGGCCGACCTGCTGGTGGAGGAATCCTTCATCGACTTCAGCGGGTCGAAGGACGAGCAGGGGCTCTCCGTTTTGCAGCGCATCTGGGGCTTCACCCCTCGGATCCGCTATCGCAGCACCAACATCATGGCGGTCATCAGCCTGGTGGCCGCGGGCCTTGGCGTGGCCCTGGTGCCCGAATCCATGGTGTCGCTCAACATCGGGGGCAACGTCGTCTACCGTCCGCTCACCGGCGTGACCGAGTCGATGGAGCTGTCCGTGGCGTACCGCCGTCACGAGAAGGCTCCGGCCGTGCGGACCTTCCTGGAGGTGGTCCGGAGCCTGTCGGGATGA
- a CDS encoding aminotransferase class I/II-fold pyridoxal phosphate-dependent enzyme: protein MRIPDFKLERYFAQWEFKAPYLLCSSDIEGWRMSELLALADEDGRERWERLTLGYTETQGLPVLREEIARLYQGVSPEQVLTFAGAEEAVFVLVNVLLGPGDHAVVTWPGYQSLHEVARATGAEVSPLRLREEDGWRVDLEAVKRELRPNTKLLVVNFPHNPTGALPDAATWKALLALTEERGVYVLADDVYRMLEYDAGDRQPSAVELSGRGLSLGAMSKSFALAGLRVGWLVGRDTALLERCAAYKDYTSICNSAPSEVLSLVALRAKERVLARSRDILTRNLSVLDDFFARRADTFRWVRPRAGSVAFPKLLRDMPVGEFCQRLVEKEGVLLLPGDVYDFPGNHFRLGLGRTNMPEALARLERFCDTLWR from the coding sequence ATGCGCATTCCGGATTTCAAGCTCGAGCGGTACTTCGCTCAATGGGAGTTCAAGGCGCCGTACCTGCTGTGCAGCTCGGACATCGAGGGCTGGCGGATGAGCGAGCTGCTCGCGCTGGCGGACGAGGACGGGCGCGAGCGGTGGGAGCGGCTGACGCTGGGCTACACGGAGACGCAGGGCCTGCCGGTGCTGCGCGAGGAGATAGCTCGGCTGTACCAGGGCGTGTCACCGGAGCAGGTGCTGACCTTCGCGGGAGCGGAGGAGGCCGTCTTCGTGCTGGTGAACGTGCTGCTGGGGCCCGGGGACCACGCGGTGGTGACGTGGCCGGGATACCAGTCGCTGCACGAGGTGGCGAGGGCGACGGGGGCGGAGGTGTCGCCGCTGAGGCTGCGCGAGGAGGACGGCTGGCGGGTGGATCTGGAGGCGGTGAAGCGCGAGCTGCGGCCGAACACGAAGCTGCTGGTGGTGAACTTCCCGCACAACCCGACGGGGGCGCTGCCGGACGCGGCCACGTGGAAGGCCCTGCTCGCGCTGACGGAGGAGCGCGGGGTGTACGTGCTGGCGGACGATGTGTACCGGATGCTCGAGTACGACGCCGGGGACCGGCAGCCCTCGGCGGTGGAGCTGTCGGGCCGGGGCTTGAGCCTGGGCGCGATGTCGAAGTCGTTCGCGCTGGCGGGCTTGCGGGTGGGGTGGCTGGTGGGGCGTGACACGGCGCTGCTGGAGCGGTGCGCGGCGTACAAGGACTACACGAGCATCTGCAACTCGGCGCCCAGCGAGGTGCTGTCCCTGGTGGCCCTGCGGGCGAAGGAGCGGGTGCTGGCGCGCAGCCGGGACATCCTCACGCGCAACCTCTCCGTGCTGGATGACTTCTTCGCCCGGAGGGCGGACACGTTCCGGTGGGTGCGCCCGAGGGCGGGGAGCGTGGCCTTCCCGAAGCTGCTGCGCGACATGCCGGTGGGCGAGTTCTGCCAGCGGCTGGTGGAGAAGGAGGGCGTGCTGCTGCTGCCGGGAGACGTGTATGACTTCCCGGGCAACCACTTCCGGTTGGGGCTGGGCCGCACGAACATGCCCGAGGCCCTCGCGAGACTGGAGCGCTTCTGCGACACGCTGTGGCGCTGA
- a CDS encoding S-methyl-5'-thioadenosine phosphorylase: MAHPSPPVIGILGGSGLYQIDGLQDVSWRKVSSPFGEPSDELCFGTLDGTRVVFLPRHGRGHRIAPSDINFRANIDALKRSGVTDLLSLSAVGSLREDLPPGSFVVVDQFIDRTFAREKSFFGTGCVAHVSMARPVCTRLGDAVMSAGQGLDIPMKRGGTYLVMEGPQFSSLAESQLYRSWGCSVIGMTNMPEAKLSREAEICYATVAMVTDFDCWHPGHDAVTVDQVISVLMANAGKARGLVRNVVPLLGKHQGPCAHGCQTALDHALITAPEVRDPQVLERLDAVGGRVLKRQGT; this comes from the coding sequence ATGGCGCACCCGTCTCCCCCCGTCATCGGCATCCTCGGAGGCAGCGGCCTCTATCAAATCGACGGCCTCCAGGACGTCTCCTGGCGCAAGGTGTCCTCGCCCTTCGGCGAGCCCTCGGACGAGCTGTGCTTCGGCACGCTCGACGGCACCCGCGTGGTGTTCCTGCCCCGCCACGGCCGGGGCCACCGGATTGCTCCCTCGGACATCAACTTCCGCGCCAACATCGACGCGCTCAAGCGCTCGGGCGTCACCGACCTGCTCTCCCTGTCCGCCGTGGGCAGCCTGCGCGAGGACCTGCCCCCGGGCTCCTTCGTGGTGGTGGACCAGTTCATCGACCGCACCTTCGCTCGCGAGAAGAGCTTCTTCGGCACCGGCTGCGTCGCCCACGTGTCCATGGCCCGGCCCGTGTGCACGCGCCTGGGGGACGCGGTGATGAGCGCCGGCCAGGGGCTCGACATCCCCATGAAGCGCGGCGGCACCTACCTCGTCATGGAGGGGCCCCAGTTCTCCTCGCTCGCCGAGAGCCAGCTCTACCGCAGCTGGGGGTGCAGCGTGATCGGCATGACCAACATGCCCGAGGCCAAGCTCTCCCGTGAGGCGGAGATCTGCTACGCGACCGTGGCCATGGTGACGGACTTCGACTGCTGGCATCCCGGCCACGATGCCGTCACCGTGGACCAGGTCATCTCCGTGCTGATGGCCAACGCGGGCAAGGCGCGCGGGCTGGTGAGGAACGTGGTGCCGCTGCTCGGCAAGCACCAGGGCCCGTGCGCACACGGCTGCCAGACGGCGCTCGACCACGCCCTCATCACCGCTCCCGAGGTGAGGGACCCCCAGGTCCTCGAGCGGCTCGACGCTGTCGGTGGCCGGGTGCTGAAGCGCCAGGGCACCTAG
- a CDS encoding quercetin 2,3-dioxygenase, which translates to MRHPWAALLMFVLGTGQIAHALDTPQPQTAPGIDIQKVVPEGKLPGKAVPYFIRNGEGERYLVGGLVAGLIARGVDTQELFEAAVLTGGRDANLPLHTHARTHEALLVLDGEVELWLGGGHYLLIRGDFASIPEGTPHAFKMRSHRTRLISWSTGREMGSLYKALGQPYEGYVQPPEVNPEIPRESLKKAEASADVRFESKAPSRSTPQRVSNGTVPDKKVPYVLASGEGQRLVAGSEVFSLVGDQRNSDGKFIVVVSEGPAGDMIPLHYHEKHTETFFCLDGSITMRVNDATVTLAPGDFVHAPARTIHAYQLNSHYTRMVGFLTPGLFESFFRTLGDPYPAYVYPQTPAPFRFDRVLSKLNELDLKLVQPPASKK; encoded by the coding sequence ATGAGACACCCATGGGCCGCTCTGTTGATGTTCGTCCTCGGCACGGGCCAGATCGCCCACGCCCTGGACACTCCCCAACCCCAGACAGCTCCCGGCATCGACATCCAGAAGGTCGTGCCCGAGGGCAAGCTGCCGGGCAAGGCCGTGCCCTATTTCATCCGCAACGGTGAGGGCGAGCGGTATCTCGTGGGCGGGCTGGTCGCGGGCCTGATCGCCCGAGGCGTGGACACCCAGGAGCTCTTCGAGGCCGCTGTCCTGACGGGTGGACGGGACGCGAATCTCCCGCTGCACACCCATGCCCGGACGCACGAGGCCCTCCTGGTCCTCGACGGAGAGGTCGAGCTCTGGCTCGGTGGAGGGCACTACCTCCTCATCCGTGGTGACTTCGCGAGCATCCCGGAGGGCACCCCCCATGCCTTCAAGATGCGCAGCCACCGCACCCGGCTCATCTCATGGTCTACCGGCAGGGAGATGGGCTCGCTCTACAAGGCGCTCGGCCAACCCTATGAGGGTTATGTGCAGCCTCCGGAGGTCAACCCCGAGATTCCCAGGGAGTCGCTGAAGAAGGCGGAGGCCAGCGCCGATGTCCGTTTCGAGAGCAAGGCGCCGAGCAGGAGCACTCCCCAGCGCGTGAGCAATGGCACGGTCCCCGACAAGAAGGTTCCCTACGTCCTCGCCTCGGGTGAAGGCCAGCGGCTGGTCGCGGGCAGTGAGGTCTTCTCCCTCGTCGGCGATCAGCGCAACAGCGATGGCAAGTTCATCGTCGTCGTGAGCGAGGGCCCCGCCGGAGACATGATTCCCCTGCACTACCATGAGAAGCACACGGAGACCTTCTTCTGTCTGGATGGCTCCATCACCATGCGGGTCAACGACGCCACGGTGACGTTGGCTCCGGGTGACTTCGTCCACGCCCCCGCCCGCACCATTCACGCCTACCAGCTCAACAGCCACTACACGCGCATGGTCGGCTTCCTCACCCCGGGTCTCTTCGAGTCCTTCTTCCGCACCCTCGGAGACCCCTACCCGGCCTACGTGTATCCCCAAACGCCCGCTCCCTTCAGGTTCGACCGGGTCCTCTCGAAGCTGAACGAGCTCGACCTGAAGCTCGTCCAGCCGCCGGCATCCAAGAAGTAG
- a CDS encoding class II aldolase/adducin family protein: MIATARKMNTSGLNQGTSGNLSQRVEDGFLVTPTGMDYDSMVPEDIVLMRFDGGHEGRRKPSSEWRFHWDILAARPEVGAVLHAHSMFCTTLACLHRGIPSFHYMVAAAGGVDIRCAPYATFGTEELSRHAVTALEGRKACLLANHGMLALGRDLAGAFKLAVEVETLAAMYWRALQVGEPVILDSTEMAVVLEKFKTYGQQPEPKG; encoded by the coding sequence ATGATCGCCACGGCGCGGAAGATGAACACGTCGGGGCTGAACCAGGGCACGAGCGGCAATCTCAGCCAGCGCGTCGAGGACGGGTTCCTCGTGACGCCGACCGGGATGGACTACGACTCGATGGTGCCGGAGGACATCGTCCTGATGCGCTTCGACGGCGGCCACGAGGGGCGCCGCAAGCCCTCGTCCGAGTGGCGCTTCCACTGGGACATCCTCGCCGCGCGGCCCGAGGTGGGCGCGGTGCTGCACGCGCACTCGATGTTCTGCACGACGCTCGCGTGCCTGCACCGGGGGATTCCGTCCTTCCATTACATGGTGGCGGCGGCCGGAGGCGTGGACATCCGCTGCGCGCCGTACGCCACGTTCGGCACCGAGGAGCTGTCGCGCCACGCCGTGACGGCGCTGGAGGGGCGCAAGGCGTGCCTGCTGGCGAATCACGGAATGCTCGCGCTGGGCAGGGACCTGGCGGGCGCCTTCAAGCTGGCCGTGGAGGTGGAGACGCTCGCGGCCATGTACTGGCGCGCGCTCCAGGTCGGCGAGCCCGTGATTCTGGATTCGACGGAGATGGCCGTGGTGCTCGAGAAGTTCAAGACGTACGGACAGCAGCCAGAGCCCAAGGGCTGA